A stretch of Carnobacteriaceae bacterium zg-C25 DNA encodes these proteins:
- a CDS encoding formate/nitrite transporter family protein produces the protein MNSQFLEKIEKACQKKQYLFDTHPLKYAIRCLFAGAFLTMSTAGGAIAADKIGHVHPDLSKFFFAFIFAFGLVYILFLNGELATSNMMYLSAGVFHKKINFSKAIKILLFCTLFNLIGAFLIASLFSASSTFQAIDAHGYLAQTVISKITKPTHLIVIEGILANIFVNVAIVSYLLVKDETAKIIIALSAVFIFVYLGQEHVIANFASFGLVAFHSIAQQIAAFQIGAIAIQWLLAFTGNCIGGSIIGVGYTFLNKDSEKYVD, from the coding sequence ATGAATTCACAATTTTTAGAAAAAATTGAAAAAGCTTGTCAAAAGAAACAATATCTTTTTGACACACATCCATTAAAATACGCTATACGCTGTCTATTTGCAGGTGCATTTTTAACAATGAGCACTGCTGGTGGAGCAATTGCAGCCGATAAAATCGGACATGTTCACCCTGATTTAAGTAAATTTTTCTTTGCGTTTATTTTTGCTTTTGGATTAGTTTATATTTTATTTTTAAACGGTGAATTGGCAACATCAAATATGATGTATTTATCTGCTGGTGTATTTCATAAAAAAATAAACTTTAGTAAAGCTATAAAAATATTACTCTTTTGTACCCTATTTAATTTAATTGGTGCATTTCTAATCGCTAGTTTATTTAGTGCATCGAGCACATTTCAAGCGATTGATGCTCACGGTTACCTTGCACAAACAGTGATATCAAAAATTACAAAACCGACACATTTAATTGTTATTGAAGGAATTTTAGCCAACATATTCGTTAACGTTGCGATTGTATCTTACCTACTTGTTAAAGATGAAACAGCAAAAATCATTATCGCACTATCCGCCGTATTTATTTTTGTCTATCTTGGTCAAGAACACGTTATCGCCAACTTCGCTTCATTTGGTCTTGTTGCATTCCATTCAATTGCACAACAAATTGCTGCATTTCAAATTGGCGCCATTGCTATTCAATGGCTACTCGCCTTCACTGGTAACTGTATCGGTGGTAGCATAATCGGTGTTGGCTATACATTTTTAAATAAAGATAGCGAAAAATATGTCGATTAA
- a CDS encoding nitroreductase family protein — protein sequence MNATINLLKNHVTVRQFDTNTTLTQQEIDAIIASSKQAASWMNGQAYSIIVFKDEDKQQLVDLLSKTERNQTNAKIIESASLFLLYCLDFNHYFMDNADVFSDIEPVMIATTDASLALQNAVVAAESLGLHTCIIGGIRNDMDKLIAALNLPQHVFPFVGVAIGKALQVSPPKPRLSHDVNVHYGFNYNTPHRQDVDMYTEQLSEYSKQQNYTSDDWVERFQKFYENKRYPSQTESLLKQQDLL from the coding sequence ATGAACGCTACCATTAACTTACTGAAAAATCATGTCACCGTTAGACAATTTGATACAAATACGACATTAACCCAACAAGAAATTGATGCCATTATTGCATCTAGTAAGCAAGCGGCATCTTGGATGAACGGGCAAGCGTACAGTATCATTGTGTTTAAAGACGAAGATAAACAACAGTTGGTTGATTTATTATCTAAAACGGAACGCAACCAAACTAACGCTAAAATTATTGAATCGGCATCACTATTTTTATTGTATTGTTTAGATTTTAATCATTACTTTATGGATAATGCTGATGTATTTAGTGATATTGAACCTGTGATGATTGCCACTACCGATGCGTCATTGGCGCTTCAAAATGCAGTAGTTGCTGCAGAAAGTTTAGGGCTACATACGTGTATCATTGGTGGTATTCGCAATGATATGGACAAGTTAATTGCTGCCCTTAATTTGCCACAACATGTTTTTCCTTTTGTTGGTGTAGCGATTGGAAAAGCGTTACAAGTATCTCCACCTAAACCACGTTTAAGTCATGATGTGAATGTTCATTACGGCTTTAATTACAATACACCACACCGACAAGATGTAGATATGTATACTGAACAGTTAAGTGAGTACAGCAAACAGCAAAATTATACGTCAGACGATTGGGTAGAGCGTTTTCAAAAGTTCTATGAAAACAAACGCTATCCAAGTCAAACAGAAAGCTTGTTAAAACAACAAGATTTATTATAA
- the trxA gene encoding thioredoxin — MVLQLTDSQFKEATAQGVVLVDFWAPWCGPCRMQSPIIDELHEEMGDKVTFAKVNVDESTETAREFRVMSIPTMIVFKDGQPVETLVGLRQKEQLEDVLAKYM; from the coding sequence ATGGTTTTACAATTAACCGATTCACAATTTAAAGAAGCAACAGCACAAGGTGTTGTTTTAGTCGATTTCTGGGCACCATGGTGTGGACCATGTCGCATGCAATCGCCAATTATTGACGAATTACATGAAGAAATGGGAGACAAAGTGACTTTTGCTAAAGTCAATGTTGATGAATCAACAGAAACAGCACGCGAGTTTCGTGTCATGAGTATTCCAACAATGATTGTTTTTAAAGACGGTCAACCTGTTGAAACATTAGTTGGTTTACGTCAAAAAGAACAATTAGAAGACGTATTAGCAAAATACATGTAA
- the aspS gene encoding aspartate--tRNA ligase: protein MRTDYCGLITERYVNQTVMLNGWVSKRRDFGSLIFVTLRDREGIVQVVFDEQKNKALFDTAQKLRSEYVVEITGQVVLRDASQINDKMKTGRVEVIAETLTILATAKTPAIPVEDGEQVANDELRMQYRYLDLRRQSMMNNLRLRHQVTRSLRQSLDEQGFIDVETPYLTKSTPEGARDYLVPSRVNEGRFFALPQSPQLFKQLLMGAGLDKYYQIARCFRDEDLRGDRQPEFTQVDIETSFLSAVDIQTLVENALQKVMKDTLNIDVVTPFPRLSYQEAMNRYGNDKPDTRFEMELVDVADVVKDLEFAVFKNTLAANGQVKAIVLKGEAANYSRKDVDKLTEFVAKFGAKGLAWTKVEETGYNGGIAKFISEIAEPLNARLQATAGDIVFFVADKPSVVAQSLSELRLKLARQHNLIDNEKFNFLWVVDWPLFEEDEETGRLMAMHHPFTRPVNLDLDQLVSAPKEAMAQAYDIVLNGYEIGGGSLRIYTREMQEKMFDVLGFTQEEAQSQFGFLLDALESGFPPHGGLALGLDRLVMLLAKENNIREVIAFPKNSKAFDPMTQAPSVVDNAQLEELNIQLLVKQNNTNA, encoded by the coding sequence ATGAGAACAGATTATTGTGGATTGATTACCGAAAGGTACGTCAATCAAACGGTTATGTTAAATGGATGGGTATCAAAACGTCGTGACTTTGGATCATTAATTTTTGTGACATTGAGAGACCGTGAAGGGATTGTTCAAGTCGTGTTCGATGAACAAAAAAATAAAGCGTTATTCGATACAGCGCAAAAGTTACGTAGCGAGTATGTGGTAGAAATTACGGGTCAAGTTGTATTACGCGACGCTTCACAAATCAATGATAAAATGAAAACAGGTCGCGTGGAAGTCATTGCAGAGACATTGACCATTTTAGCAACGGCTAAAACACCAGCGATTCCCGTAGAAGATGGCGAGCAAGTGGCGAATGACGAATTGCGCATGCAATACCGTTATTTAGATTTACGTCGTCAAAGCATGATGAATAATTTGCGTTTACGTCATCAAGTGACACGTTCATTGCGTCAGTCGTTAGATGAACAAGGGTTTATCGATGTAGAAACGCCGTATTTAACAAAATCAACACCAGAAGGAGCGCGTGACTATTTAGTGCCATCACGTGTGAACGAAGGTCGATTTTTTGCCCTACCACAATCACCACAATTGTTTAAACAGTTGTTAATGGGAGCGGGGTTAGATAAATATTATCAAATTGCAAGATGTTTCCGTGACGAAGACTTACGTGGTGATCGACAACCTGAATTTACACAGGTGGATATTGAAACAAGTTTCTTGAGTGCCGTAGACATTCAAACGTTAGTGGAAAATGCGTTACAAAAAGTAATGAAAGACACATTGAATATTGATGTTGTTACACCGTTTCCACGTTTATCCTACCAAGAAGCAATGAACCGTTATGGAAATGATAAACCAGATACACGTTTTGAAATGGAATTAGTCGATGTAGCTGATGTTGTAAAAGATTTAGAGTTCGCCGTATTCAAAAATACTTTGGCTGCTAATGGACAAGTTAAAGCCATTGTTTTAAAAGGTGAAGCGGCTAACTATTCACGTAAAGATGTCGACAAATTAACAGAATTTGTTGCTAAATTTGGTGCTAAAGGTTTGGCATGGACGAAAGTAGAAGAAACAGGTTATAACGGTGGTATCGCTAAATTTATTTCTGAAATTGCTGAACCATTGAACGCTCGTTTACAAGCAACTGCAGGCGATATTGTGTTCTTCGTAGCCGATAAACCAAGTGTAGTTGCTCAAAGTTTGAGTGAGCTTCGCTTAAAATTGGCACGTCAACACAACCTCATTGATAACGAAAAATTCAACTTCCTATGGGTTGTGGATTGGCCGTTATTTGAAGAAGATGAAGAAACAGGGCGACTAATGGCGATGCATCATCCGTTTACTCGTCCGGTGAATTTGGATCTTGATCAATTAGTAAGTGCACCAAAAGAGGCGATGGCTCAGGCATATGACATTGTATTGAATGGGTATGAAATTGGTGGTGGTTCATTGCGTATTTATACACGTGAAATGCAAGAAAAAATGTTTGATGTGCTTGGATTTACGCAAGAAGAAGCACAAAGTCAATTTGGGTTCTTATTAGACGCTTTAGAATCAGGATTCCCTCCACATGGTGGGTTAGCGCTTGGATTAGACAGATTAGTTATGTTATTAGCTAAAGAAAATAATATTCGTGAAGTCATTGCGTTTCCGAAAAATTCAAAAGCATTTGACCCAATGACACAAGCACCAAGTGTCGTGGACAACGCACAATTAGAAGAATTAAATATTCAATTACTTGTTAAGCAAAATAATACAAATGCTTAA
- a CDS encoding histidine--tRNA ligase: MMIQKPKGTADLLPQNNPVWHYLEETARILMADYQFSEIRTPIFENYEVFSRSSGETSDIVSKEMYTFTDKGNRLMALRPEGTAGVVRAYVENKLFGNEHAKPLKVFYMAPMFRYERPQGGRMRQFHQLGVEVFGSLNPAVDVETIALAWDLFQELGLSNIKLVINSLGKTADRQAYRQRLLDYLTPFKEQLSADSKVRLEKNPLRILDSKDEKDKAIVANAPSILDCLSQESQNHFEMVQKMLNTLNIPFEIDSNMVRGLDYYQDTIFEIMVDSPVFGTQTTICGGGRYDGLVELLGGPQTSSFGFGIGMERLVLLMEHQQVDIPSLRELDVYVVASGEGTNIECLKLTQTIRQAGYSCDRDYLDRSFKAQFKSADKLGAKVVITLGENELKDGVVKVKSFKTGKEGDVSLETIYDNFESVFREYTADMTAFNEFFA, translated from the coding sequence ATGATGATTCAAAAACCAAAAGGAACAGCAGATTTACTACCACAAAATAATCCGGTATGGCACTATTTAGAAGAAACGGCACGTATTTTAATGGCAGATTACCAATTTAGTGAAATTCGTACACCAATTTTTGAAAATTACGAAGTTTTTTCACGTAGTTCGGGTGAAACAAGCGATATTGTGTCAAAAGAAATGTATACATTTACCGACAAAGGTAATCGTTTAATGGCACTCCGTCCAGAAGGAACAGCAGGTGTTGTACGTGCGTATGTCGAAAACAAATTATTCGGTAATGAACATGCTAAACCATTAAAAGTATTTTACATGGCGCCAATGTTCCGTTATGAACGACCACAAGGCGGACGTATGCGCCAATTCCACCAACTTGGTGTAGAAGTATTCGGTAGCCTTAATCCAGCAGTAGACGTTGAAACAATCGCATTAGCGTGGGATTTGTTCCAAGAATTAGGCTTATCAAATATTAAATTGGTCATTAATAGTCTTGGTAAAACGGCTGATAGACAAGCGTACCGTCAACGTTTATTAGATTATTTAACGCCGTTTAAAGAGCAATTGAGTGCCGATTCAAAAGTTCGTTTAGAAAAAAATCCATTACGTATTTTAGATAGTAAAGATGAAAAAGATAAAGCGATTGTTGCCAATGCACCAAGCATTTTAGATTGTTTGTCACAAGAGTCACAAAATCATTTTGAAATGGTACAAAAGATGTTGAATACATTAAATATTCCGTTTGAAATTGATAGCAACATGGTGCGCGGTTTAGATTACTACCAAGATACCATTTTTGAAATTATGGTAGACTCACCAGTATTTGGTACACAGACAACAATTTGTGGTGGTGGTCGATACGACGGGTTAGTTGAATTACTTGGCGGACCACAAACATCAAGTTTTGGATTTGGTATTGGTATGGAACGTTTAGTGCTATTAATGGAACACCAACAAGTCGACATTCCAAGCTTACGTGAATTAGATGTTTATGTCGTAGCTTCTGGAGAAGGTACCAATATTGAGTGCTTGAAATTAACACAAACGATTCGTCAAGCGGGCTATTCATGCGATCGTGATTATTTAGACCGCTCATTTAAAGCACAGTTTAAATCAGCTGATAAACTAGGTGCTAAAGTGGTGATTACACTTGGAGAAAATGAATTAAAAGACGGTGTTGTCAAAGTGAAATCGTTTAAAACGGGTAAAGAAGGCGATGTATCACTTGAAACGATTTATGACAACTTTGAGAGTGTATTTCGTGAGTATACAGCCGACATGACGGCATTCAATGAATTTTTTGCATAG
- a CDS encoding DEAD/DEAH box helicase, whose translation MKFSELGLSESLLKSIKTMGFEETTPIQAQTIPLALEGKDVIGQAQTGTGKTAAFGLPMLEKIDTQNRVIQGLVIAPTRELAIQTQEELFKLSRDKRVRVSVVYGGSNISRQIKQLKDMPNILVGTPGRLLDLLKRKAYTLDNIETLVLDEADEMLNMGFLEDIETIIAQTPTTRQTLLFSATMPPAIKKIGMTFMKEPEHVKIKTKEMTANLIDQFFVKCQESEKFDMMTRLFDVQSPELTIIFGRTKRRVDELSAGLEARGYKAEGIHGDLTQQKRLSVLNAFKKGKIDILVATDVAARGLDISGVTHVYNFDVPQDPESYVHRIGRTGRAGKEGMSITFVTPQEMDYLRTIEELTKKRMTPLKPPTKQQALDSQLDNAVEKVSQMVETLDKTLFTFAVKELVEQYDAETLASVLLKTLAGDKEEVEVNITPEKPLPRRKQRNHRYDDRGGNNRRFRDGKGRGERSSRSSDKTDNRRKRDNKRYDVGFDGNKKENRRDKKGGYKKSNDNFSKDKGFVIRKKDR comes from the coding sequence ATGAAATTTTCAGAATTAGGATTGAGTGAGTCATTACTAAAATCAATCAAAACAATGGGCTTTGAAGAAACAACACCCATTCAAGCACAGACAATTCCTTTAGCACTTGAAGGAAAAGATGTGATTGGTCAAGCCCAAACCGGTACCGGAAAAACGGCTGCATTTGGATTACCCATGCTTGAAAAAATCGATACGCAAAATCGCGTGATTCAAGGGTTAGTCATTGCCCCAACACGTGAGTTAGCCATTCAAACACAAGAAGAACTATTTAAATTAAGTCGTGACAAACGCGTACGTGTTAGTGTGGTGTATGGTGGAAGCAATATTTCACGTCAAATCAAACAACTAAAAGACATGCCGAATATTTTAGTAGGAACACCCGGTCGATTGTTAGACCTATTAAAACGTAAAGCGTATACATTGGACAATATCGAAACATTGGTGTTAGACGAAGCAGACGAAATGTTGAACATGGGCTTTTTAGAAGACATTGAAACGATAATTGCGCAAACTCCGACAACACGACAAACATTACTGTTTTCAGCGACAATGCCACCAGCCATCAAAAAAATTGGTATGACATTTATGAAAGAGCCTGAACACGTTAAAATTAAAACGAAAGAAATGACGGCTAATTTGATCGATCAGTTTTTTGTGAAATGTCAAGAAAGCGAAAAATTTGATATGATGACACGTTTATTCGATGTGCAATCACCCGAATTAACGATTATTTTTGGTCGTACAAAACGCCGTGTCGATGAATTATCTGCCGGCTTGGAAGCGCGTGGATATAAAGCTGAAGGGATTCATGGCGATTTAACACAACAAAAACGTTTGAGTGTGCTAAATGCGTTTAAAAAAGGAAAAATTGATATTTTAGTGGCAACCGATGTTGCAGCACGTGGTTTAGATATTTCAGGTGTCACACACGTTTATAACTTTGATGTACCACAAGACCCAGAAAGTTACGTACACCGTATCGGTCGTACGGGACGCGCGGGTAAAGAAGGCATGTCGATTACGTTTGTTACACCACAAGAAATGGATTACTTACGTACCATTGAAGAATTGACGAAAAAGCGTATGACACCATTAAAACCACCAACAAAACAACAAGCGCTTGATTCACAATTGGATAACGCTGTTGAAAAAGTATCGCAAATGGTTGAAACGTTAGATAAAACTTTATTTACGTTTGCCGTTAAAGAATTAGTGGAACAATACGATGCTGAAACGTTAGCGAGTGTGCTATTAAAAACGTTAGCTGGCGATAAAGAAGAAGTAGAAGTGAACATCACACCAGAAAAACCGTTACCACGCCGTAAACAACGTAATCATCGTTACGATGATCGTGGTGGCAATAATCGTCGTTTCCGTGACGGTAAAGGACGTGGCGAACGTTCATCTCGTTCAAGTGATAAAACAGATAACCGCCGCAAACGTGATAACAAACGTTACGATGTTGGTTTTGACGGAAACAAAAAAGAAAATCGCCGTGATAAAAAAGGCGGATACAAAAAATCAAACGATAATTTTTCGAAAGATAAAGGCTTTGTCATTCGTAAAAAAGATAGATAA
- a CDS encoding GNAT family N-acetyltransferase, with amino-acid sequence MPIKDVIQPNIIQIDDGLRLRKLDENIDIALEWYQDAETVWYVDGDKALYSKELLEKMYMYWDSVSEVYFIEVYTNGTYQPIGDVSFYQEDMPIVIGDKSYRGKGIGKKVIQTLIERGKSLGYDRLYIEEIYDFNVISQKLYMSLGFKKKSFVKKGWSYELVLSS; translated from the coding sequence ATGCCGATTAAAGATGTCATACAACCGAATATTATTCAAATTGATGATGGATTACGATTGAGAAAATTGGATGAGAATATTGATATTGCGCTTGAATGGTATCAAGACGCAGAAACGGTGTGGTATGTAGATGGTGATAAAGCGTTATACTCTAAAGAGTTGCTTGAAAAAATGTATATGTACTGGGATAGTGTTAGCGAAGTTTATTTTATTGAAGTGTATACGAATGGAACGTATCAGCCGATTGGTGATGTATCTTTTTATCAAGAAGACATGCCTATTGTGATAGGCGATAAATCTTATCGTGGAAAAGGTATTGGAAAGAAAGTTATTCAAACGCTTATTGAACGAGGAAAGAGTTTAGGCTATGACAGATTGTATATCGAAGAAATCTACGATTTTAATGTCATTTCTCAAAAACTTTATATGAGTTTAGGCTTTAAAAAGAAATCGTTCGTAAAAAAAGGGTGGAGTTACGAACTTGTTTTATCATCGTAA
- a CDS encoding diaminopimelate dehydrogenase — translation MTIKIGIIGYGNLGRGTEYAIAQQNDMELVAIFTRRGPNSVTPVHSSVPVYHVDDVEKFVGKIDVMILCGGSATDLPEQTPHFTKLFNTIDSFDTHAKIPEHFEAVDKVAQANDKVSIISVGWDPGLFSINRVLAEAILPQGETYTFWGKGVSQGHSDAIRRIEGVVDAKQYTIPVDQAIEAVRNGEQPVLTTRQKHLRECFVVVSDNADKARIENEIVTMPNYFDEYDTTVHFITQDELNAHHSALPHGGFVIRSGKTGENSTEIMEFSLKLDSNPEFTASVLVAYARAAVKLAQTKQFGAKTVFDIPLGYLLPQSMQELRKHYL, via the coding sequence ATGACAATTAAAATTGGAATTATAGGATATGGTAATTTAGGGCGTGGGACAGAATATGCCATTGCGCAACAAAATGATATGGAATTGGTCGCTATTTTTACACGTCGTGGACCAAATAGTGTGACACCTGTTCATTCAAGTGTACCCGTTTATCACGTAGACGATGTAGAAAAATTTGTTGGAAAGATTGATGTAATGATTTTATGTGGCGGATCAGCAACAGATTTGCCAGAACAAACACCACATTTTACAAAATTATTTAACACGATCGACAGTTTTGATACGCACGCTAAAATACCTGAACATTTTGAAGCGGTTGATAAAGTAGCTCAAGCAAATGATAAAGTGAGTATTATTTCAGTTGGTTGGGACCCCGGTTTATTTTCAATTAACCGCGTGTTAGCAGAAGCGATTTTACCACAAGGTGAAACGTATACGTTCTGGGGCAAAGGGGTTTCACAAGGCCATTCAGATGCGATTCGTCGTATTGAAGGTGTTGTTGATGCTAAACAATACACAATACCAGTTGACCAAGCGATTGAAGCGGTTAGAAATGGAGAGCAACCCGTCTTAACGACGCGTCAAAAACATTTACGTGAATGTTTTGTTGTGGTGAGTGACAATGCAGACAAAGCACGCATTGAAAATGAAATTGTGACAATGCCAAATTATTTTGATGAGTACGATACAACTGTACATTTTATTACACAAGATGAATTAAATGCACATCATTCAGCGTTACCACACGGTGGATTTGTGATTCGCAGTGGTAAAACAGGTGAAAACAGTACAGAAATTATGGAATTTAGTTTGAAATTAGATTCTAACCCTGAATTTACAGCGAGTGTTTTAGTCGCTTATGCACGCGCAGCAGTGAAATTAGCGCAAACAAAACAGTTCGGTGCAAAAACCGTATTCGATATTCCGTTAGGTTATTTATTACCACAATCGATGCAAGAATTGCGTAAACATTATTTATAA
- a CDS encoding hexose kinase — MIITVTLNPAIDMAYELDTLQLDSTNRIKKVEKTAGGKGLNVSRVLHQIGDDMMALGFAGGHTGKAIVEQLTDLGIQNDFTTIDGETRNCISVMHDGQQTELLEKGPTISQSEQNEFINTFIKHAQHADVIVLSGSLSDGLPTNFYAQLLERVSQHKVVVDTSNQALLECLKGAVKPFAIKPNLDELSHLFNRKVEITELPTLLVENEWLKEIPLVCVSLGGDGAMVKYNHNVYRVRIPKITVVSPTGSGDSVVAGLASGLQRGYAIEEWLQHAMVLGMLNAQQSKTGYVNLDNYNDLKEKITVEKIG, encoded by the coding sequence ATGATTATTACTGTGACATTAAATCCAGCCATTGATATGGCGTACGAGCTAGATACATTACAACTTGATTCAACTAACCGTATTAAAAAAGTTGAAAAAACAGCAGGGGGAAAAGGGTTAAACGTTTCGCGCGTTTTGCACCAAATTGGTGATGACATGATGGCGTTAGGTTTTGCTGGCGGGCATACGGGAAAAGCTATCGTAGAACAACTGACTGATTTAGGTATTCAAAATGATTTTACAACGATTGATGGTGAGACACGAAATTGCATATCCGTTATGCATGATGGACAGCAAACCGAGTTGTTAGAAAAAGGGCCAACCATTTCGCAATCGGAACAAAATGAGTTTATCAATACGTTTATAAAACATGCTCAACATGCAGATGTGATTGTATTATCGGGTAGTTTAAGCGATGGATTACCAACGAATTTTTATGCGCAATTGCTTGAACGGGTGTCACAACATAAAGTTGTTGTCGATACGTCTAATCAAGCTTTGTTAGAGTGTTTAAAAGGAGCAGTTAAACCGTTTGCGATTAAACCTAATTTAGACGAATTGTCACACTTATTTAATCGTAAAGTAGAAATAACAGAATTACCAACACTTTTAGTGGAAAATGAATGGTTAAAAGAAATACCGTTAGTTTGTGTTTCGCTTGGTGGTGATGGCGCAATGGTCAAATATAATCATAACGTTTATCGTGTGCGCATTCCAAAAATTACGGTTGTGTCACCAACTGGATCAGGCGATAGTGTTGTCGCTGGTTTAGCAAGTGGTCTGCAACGCGGTTACGCCATTGAAGAATGGTTACAACACGCTATGGTACTGGGAATGTTGAATGCACAACAATCTAAAACTGGTTATGTCAATTTAGACAATTACAACGATTTAAAAGAAAAAATTACGGTTGAAAAAATAGGCTAG
- a CDS encoding DUF4298 domain-containing protein, which produces MDAKQRVEQMELSMDNVSDYVTQLETLLKQFDTMHQTYLTFRHYYGSSEWYEDRELPLNIKSGVLSEDLPYEVIGQYRDVALNMLETATKILKDY; this is translated from the coding sequence ATGGACGCTAAACAACGTGTGGAACAAATGGAGTTGTCTATGGATAATGTTTCCGATTACGTTACACAATTAGAAACATTATTGAAACAATTTGATACGATGCATCAAACGTATTTAACATTTCGTCATTATTATGGCTCAAGTGAATGGTATGAGGATAGAGAATTGCCATTAAATATTAAAAGTGGTGTACTATCAGAAGATTTACCGTATGAAGTCATTGGTCAATATCGAGATGTTGCTTTAAATATGCTTGAAACAGCGACAAAGATTTTGAAAGACTATTAA
- the pepT gene encoding peptidase T: MENNKLVERFVKFIQFDTQSDFASKTVPSTASQVEFAKTIIMPELEAIGLEQVKYNESNGFVTALLPGNSKQDLATIGFIAHMDTADFNGKDIKPQFHPNYDGKNVMLNAEQNIVLSVADFPNLKDYVNQTLITTDGTTLLGADDKAGVAEIITAMDYLIQHPEIEHGPIKVAFGPDEEIGRGADLFDVKDFGAKFAYTMDGSRVGELEWESFNAARAVVTIQGKNVHPGTAKDVMVNSMTIAAEYMRQLPSEQVPEKTSGREGFIHLVYIKGDVDCTELTYIIRDHDKVLFEAKKALMEEVAQQLNGTLDEARISVSLHDEYYNMGDVLKDDMTPVDIAKKAMENLEIPVVMNAIRGGTDGSKLSFMGLPTPNIFAGGENFHGRYEFVTVEAMQKAVDVIVEIARLVPQWEK; this comes from the coding sequence ATGGAAAATAATAAATTAGTTGAACGTTTTGTAAAATTTATTCAATTTGATACACAATCAGATTTTGCTTCAAAAACAGTACCCTCAACCGCTTCACAAGTGGAGTTTGCTAAAACAATCATTATGCCAGAATTAGAAGCAATTGGTTTGGAACAAGTTAAATATAATGAAAGCAATGGATTTGTGACGGCGCTTTTACCGGGGAATTCCAAACAAGATTTGGCAACAATTGGATTTATTGCCCATATGGACACGGCAGATTTTAATGGAAAAGACATTAAACCACAGTTCCACCCAAATTACGACGGTAAGAATGTGATGTTAAATGCTGAACAAAATATCGTGTTGTCTGTAGCAGATTTCCCTAATTTAAAAGATTATGTTAATCAGACGTTAATTACAACAGACGGAACAACATTACTTGGTGCGGACGATAAAGCAGGGGTTGCTGAAATTATTACGGCAATGGATTATTTAATCCAACATCCAGAAATCGAACATGGGCCAATTAAAGTGGCTTTCGGACCAGATGAAGAAATTGGTCGTGGTGCAGATTTATTTGATGTTAAAGATTTCGGCGCCAAATTTGCGTATACAATGGATGGTTCGCGTGTTGGTGAATTAGAGTGGGAAAGTTTCAATGCGGCACGTGCCGTTGTGACGATTCAAGGTAAAAATGTACATCCGGGAACGGCAAAAGACGTTATGGTGAACTCAATGACGATTGCAGCCGAATACATGCGTCAATTACCAAGTGAACAAGTACCTGAAAAAACGAGTGGACGCGAAGGGTTTATCCATTTAGTGTACATTAAAGGGGACGTTGATTGTACAGAATTAACTTATATTATTCGTGATCACGATAAAGTATTGTTTGAAGCAAAAAAAGCGTTGATGGAAGAAGTGGCACAACAATTAAATGGGACTTTGGATGAGGCGCGTATTTCAGTGTCATTACACGATGAATATTACAACATGGGTGACGTTTTAAAAGATGATATGACACCTGTTGACATCGCTAAAAAAGCAATGGAAAACTTAGAAATTCCAGTTGTCATGAATGCGATTCGTGGTGGAACAGACGGTTCTAAATTATCATTTATGGGATTACCAACACCAAATATTTTTGCAGGTGGCGAAAACTTCCATGGACGCTACGAATTTGTGACAGTGGAAGCAATGCAAAAAGCGGTTGATGTTATTGTTGAAATTGCACGTTTAGTACCACAATGGGAAAAATAA